In Setaria viridis chromosome 5, Setaria_viridis_v4.0, whole genome shotgun sequence, the genomic stretch TGTCTTTACGGGCCGAAAGCCCAAACCGAGGCGACCCTGACGTTTATCCCCTTTTTGCCCTTGGCATGCTGCAGATGGAAAAGGCCGCGCTGCTCGCCGAAGTAATAACGCATGTCAAGAAGCTCAAGGCCAGCGCGGCGCGCATCAGGACCCACTGCGCCGTCCCTGCCGACGCGGacgacgtcgccgtcgagctgGTGGTCCCGGACGCGGCACCACCGTCACCGTCCCACcacggcgcaggcggcggcttCCTCGTCAAGGCGACGCTCAGctgcgacgacggcgccgacgtCTTCGCGGACATCAAGAGCGCGCTGCGCCCGCTGCGGCTCAGGGTCGTCCGCTCCGAGGTCACCACGCTCGGCGGCCGCGTCCGCTTCACCTTCctcgtgtcgccgccgccgtgcggcgcgcccggcggcgacgTGAGAGGCGTCGCCGAGTCCGTGCGCCACGCGCTCCAGTCCGTCCTCGACAAAGCCAACTCCGCGCTCGAGTTCGCGCCCAGGGCGTCGCTCCTGAACAAGCGCCGGAGGGTCTCCACGTTCGAGTCCTCCAGTTCCTCTTCCTGACGGATAGTTGATTCAGAGAAGACGCATCGATTTGCTAAGCGTCAGGAGTTAGGTTGTCATGCATGAACACGATACTGAGATACTCCTTTGCAAGTTTCATACCTATTCACGTACTAGTCGCTAGGCAATTAAAGAAGAAGCTGCACTGATTTACTACGGTTGTCCAAACTGGAGTGGTTTCTGAAGCCCGGGTTTGCAGTGCTTGTATCACTTATTCACCTTTTGGTACCTTGTTTTGTACGAGCATTTTGATCGTCCCTGAATGCTTAGTAACTACTTTGTAAGAGAATCACTCCCGCTGTAATTTAAATTTACTGTAGCTACGCAGGATCACTTTATGTATGCAGATGGCAGCCTTTTACTCGTCTTTTTCTCACTTTCAGACAGATGCATGTACATTCTTTCACCTGCATGTGCAGAACTCATCACTAACTCAGATTAATGCCGGTGAGATAACCAACCCAGCAAAGCAACCGATTAATCTGACCAGCAATAATCAAGACCGGTATGGTACGAGAACGATGctgatttcaaatttgaatttcgcAAACATCTAAccaagggcctgttcgcttcagattattcagctggcttatcagccaccaaacagtgttttcctctcacaacaaatcagccgcttcagcttttcagccggcttataagctgaagcgaacaggccccaaATCTTTTTGTATGTTGTGACACTGCATCACAAACACTGTTGCACTAACATGCATGCATCTACCTTAATTGCTGCAACAGTGTAACCCTATGCATCATCAGGTCAGTGGAAAAGCAGGCCCTATATATACAATACAACGGAGTCAAATTCTTAGAGGGTAGGAGAACAATCAGAGGCCTCTACAGTCTACAGTGCCCTCCATGAGTCGAGGACACAGCCAAAGGATCTCTCTGAGATCTTAAATTCTCCACGAATCGCTTGTCCCCTTGTAAACAAGGAAGCGTTTGCAAAGATGCAGGAGCTAGCAAAGAGAGATTCCCATCATTCCATGTGTTGCAACAGTCAAATCCATGCACAGCAGCTGGGAGATCGAATCTGCAGGGCCGGGCAATAAGCCAGACCACCACCCTGCTGCTTGACCCGTTCTAGGAATCTCTTTATCTTGTATCGATCGACCGCTCGCTGTTAACCTCGTGCAGGCACTATTAAACTCGGCTAGGTACTGTTCGCATCTGAAGATGAGATCCATCGTCTATCAGTTCAGGTTCCCTACTTTTAACCTGTCTCAGTGCAAGCTGCTCTCAGGTAGCTGATGAGCATGCACACGCCTACTGTTCACACCCACACGTACAGGTTGCATTGGCACTGCAGTGAGCTCCCTCTGAGGCTCTTGTTAGGTCATTGCCCTTGCATTACAAGGTTTCGCATGtgaggagaaaaaaaacaatgtaGAAAGGCAAGATGTAACAAATAGAGGTAGCTTAAATAGGTAAGTAATGTTAGTATTACTGTTacataaagaataaaagaaggCAGTAGCAGTAAACAATTTTGTTTGGTGATATTTTTTATGAATAGAAAAACATATCCTAGTGCTGGAATAAGAAAAtggtatgtgtgtgtgtgtgggggggggggggggggggggggtgaggggggtggggggggggggggggggttgttgtTGTTTAGGGAATGGCTTGTGGACTAGGTTCTTTTCAGATCCCGAAGGAGTAGAGCAATGCAGCGCAGGGGGGGTTAGTTGCTGATCCCAAAGAATGAGCGATAAACAATTACTACGAATAATTGGCACTGCATGCAGTCTGTGCTTCCCTGCATCTATCAGCAGCTGGTGTTTGCAGTCGCACACGCATGATGATGTGGTATTGACGACCGATTAGGAAAACAGTCTGGCGCACCACCATTGCATTGCTTGGCTTCTCGATCTCCACTTGGTGAGCGACGCCCATGTGGCGCTATACCTGCTTGGTTGAGATCTCGCGTGGCTGGAGTAGAGATTAGATTCTCCTTGTGTATACACATGCATGGCCGTGTGGCATACATTATAACTGTAGTTTAGTGGCAATTATACGTGGAGTCCAGAGACCTAAACTATTCGCCCTGCTGCCAACTGGATAGAGCTCCTGATTCCTGAAGGAGATTATTGTATTATATCAGGTCTAATTTCAACATTGGTACAACATGCATGCCTCAGCCACATTGACCGACTAGCATATTGTCATTTACTCAGAAGCTAAGCCCATGTGGACGAGTGAAGCATATATTGAGAGGTATTGACGACCACCACTACGCCACATATTCGATATTTCTCAGGGGTTTGTCAAACGGCTGAGGGTTATTGTTCTTGGTCACATTTTTTTTAGTAGCGACCGGAGAGTTTTGTAGTATACTTTGGATAATCttcaaagaaaataaattaacaACCGCAGTAATAATCCACGGCCAACATTTTATTTTTGTAATGGTAAAAACAAGCAATCACACCTAGTAAATTAACCTTACAAAATACTCCATCCATTAGACTAGCTGGCTAAAGGACCCTTATTAGCTTACTACTTCCGTCCTAAATTAATTATCGTTCGTTTTGGCTTGCCTAAGTagtaaaaaattatgtatctaaaaagtcaaaacgaatagtggtgatttgagatggaggaagtatatgTAGATAAGAGCAAGAAACACGGCTATTtgttgaaagaaagaaagaaaaaaggtacTCAAGAAATGCTGAAAATGTGCAGTGCGCAGTGCATGGGCAGCATCGATATGGATTTGCAAGCTTTGAGCTCTCATCACCAACACGTACGCAGCTAGCACTGTGGACGACCTCGGCGTTCAGGCTCTAGCTCCCGTGCACGTCTCACGCATGTCTGATCTTTTATTTACGCCATGTCGACGGAGAGCATGCAAATTTGAGCACGGCGTGGCATGCAGGAGGAGGTTGCAGGATGGCAGTCGGCACGGCCTGAAATAAAACGGGCGACATCCTCGCCTCCTGGCTGGGCTCCTGGTGGGAAGTGGAATATCCCATTcccggggagagagagagggctaGATGCGCACGCGCGCTCCAGCTAGATAGATGTACGCAGACAGAGCCAGCACAGCTCAGCTGCTACATACTGCGCAGGTGGTGGGTGTACAATACAGTCCAGCTTGGCGAATTTTATTTGCCCGTGCGTACACAGTGGAGTACGCACGCAGCGGAAAGCGAAGGCTACGTACGCGTGCAGACTGCAAAGCTTGCAGGTGACGTCGCATGACGCCACCAAATATTCCCCACTCCCCCCAAGGACAGCGTCATGTTTCCAGAAAGAGCACAGTTCCCGTCCACACCACCACAcgccaactcggttaaaagccACCGGTCCTTCCCATCTGGCACTGCCACGGTGGAATGGGAATCGATAGGATTAGCTGAGATCTGGCCACAATTCTATAATCCCTCGGCTTCAGGCTTTCAGACCGGCGTCTTATTCATTTTGGGTCGGTCGGTCCATCCATTGGATCGATCCACCAAGCTAGCTAGAACCATTTTAATTTTCAGCagttttcctcttcttcttcttcttttcttgcagCACCAGGCAAAATCACAGAGAACGATTAATAATTTTCCTAGCTAGATGGACTACACTAGTATGCGTTGGAAAGTCTGGGATGACACAATCACAGAAGATGGGCAGACGGAAGGAGCGATCAGTGTGCATCCTTGAATTGTTTGCGGATTGTTTTGAGTCTTTTCAGGATGGATCGCCGTCGCCCACGCAACGCATGCTGCATGCTGACATGTATGATCCGAATAAAGTCTGAATTCCTGCTCAAGGGACCTACACGAACCACGCATGACCATCTTAAACAAACAAACATATTCCCATGgtcatcacatattcacatgcACGCATGCTTCACTCGCATCCATCGGCAGCAACTCCTTTCCATCACACCAGCACCTACAGCATCAGCTAGCAGCTAGGGTTCTTGCGGAATGAATGATTCTAGGAGGTCTAGCTGAATATAATGCATGGTCAGTCTAATAACCCACCATGGTTTTGCTGTTTATTTGGATCCACCTACTACTACAGCTAAGTAGGCATTCTGCTTTGTTTTGTGCCTAGCAAATTAACAACGCTAATTGCCGGATAAAGGGGCTGGTCCGCATGTGAATCCTAGGCACCATTTGATGATATTTTAGGTGCAACAAGTTGAGATGCATTGGATTGATCAGTGCCCAAGTTGTGGTTGTTTAATACTGCAGTTTTGGAACAATTGCGGTGTTTGATTTAGGAGGTGCCATATCGTGCTTTATGTTTTTGTTCTctatattataaaaaaaaattagatcgGCTTAGAAGGAGCTAGgcgatttttcattaagaataAGAAGTATGCACCTAAATTTGATCTAGAGGGAACTCAAATCTGAGTGGTTAGAatgcacgaccacacctccCACCCTAACCAGTTAAGCTAGGTTCATTTCCTTGTTCTTTATATTATCCGcgataaaaaaattgcaatacCTCTCAACCGCAGCAACCTAATAGGTAATTTCCATTTTCCTTAACTTGTCTCTGATGGAAATAGAAGTCTTTAAGAAACTAAATGGATCGATGTAGTCTGCCTACTTGTAGGGCACTCAACTCGATCTCTGAGAGGACCAGATGGTATAGGAGAAGAAGAGTGGTGCACAAGTAAGATTCTGCGCATAAAAAGCCCCGTGCAGTTTGAGCAAATCTTTATAATGACCGAGTGTGAACGGATAAGGAGCACGGATGATGGAGCAACAGAGGGAAGCAAAGTACTCACACCACCCGCGGACAAATGATgttttaatagattcgtttggAAACATAGAGCAAAAATAGGTGCAGTGCAAATGTGCCATAGGTAGTAGTCAAAGTCAGGTTttgaaggagaaaaaaaaacaaataggaACGAGAAGGATAAATAAGAGTACGGCAAAtttaaagaagaaaacaaagaggaAAAATGGCAGTATGATCATACTATCCTTTTGCTTAATCTAATCCACTTGTTGATGCAATGTCTTGATCCATCACTTTATTTGTCCTAAGTCATGTACCTTCTCTAGAACAAGCCATGGAGCAATCTTGACAAAATCCATGGTCGAGGACGGATTGATCCTAAGCTCAAATAAAACatctaaagtttttttttttaacacataGCACTTTTCAAGCATGGTATGAGATTTGAATCCAATGAGCCACGTGGCTTTTACCTTCAACTCTCCTCCATCCAAATTTCTTCATCCACATCGACAAGACTTATTCCGCGTCGTGATACTCTCACCCACCCTTCTAATCTGCATCCTTATTGGCTACCGCCCTTGTATCCACTGCTATAGTTTACTGCCATACTAACCAATAACCCTCTTAATTTTACACCCTAGCCCTACATTCATTCCCTAACGTTTTGACCACAATACCAACTCCCATGAAAACCCGCCTTGCCTTGCCATCCTAATTCCACCCACCACCACCTGGCCGACTTACTGTTGCGGTTATTCTTGAAGTCCAATATGAATCCTCAACCCGAAACTCTTACCTTATTTAAGATGAGTAGAAATTCTTAACCTGTGCACCTCGCCTTTTTCCCTCCCCCTTTTCCTATGGAAATTAAAGTGGCCATAAAAGGCCAAGCTGACTAATGCTTTTGCCCTTGCTTTGAAAATCAATCACTTCGTTTCAATGTTTTTGTTTGGTCTCGCTTTCCCATGTAATCGAGTTTCTTTTTTTCAACGCATTTCCCATTTCACAGCCAAAAGAAGACCGGCAAAACAAGCAAAACGCGCACCACCCAGGTCTCCGAGCAAGCAGagcccgccgccgacgaccaCCGAGCGGCCGAGGCCCGAAGGAAACGGAATTCACCGGCGCAGTAGCCAGGAAGTAGGAACAGCCGAACAGGCAGCCCCTGTGCCAGGTAGGCACGCGGCGTTGGCCCACGGAACGGAACGGGAAGGAAAGGGCAAACCCCACTTTGTTTCGGGCTCCGGGGGGAAAGCCAGCGCCCGCGCCCAGGAAGGGGAATCAAATCAATCACTGGGCTCGTCAACCAGTAATCactccccgcctccgcccgctgtTACGGCGTGttactgccgccgccgcccacgctgcgcggctgccccggccgccccgccgagggagaggaggagcgcgcaggcgcagcaaagcaaagcaaatctACCCCCACTCCACTCCTCCCCTCCCTAGCCTTCATCATTCCTCGCTCCCTCGCCCGCTCGCCCCTCCCCTTCACGAGATCCCCATCccttccctctccttcctccccccCATGCCGCCGCACTAGCCAGGGAGCGAGCCAGCCACCCCCCACCCCAGCCGCCGCGAGATCCACAGGCGCTCGGCGGAATGtcccaccgcccgccggcgccaATGCCGGACACCCTCTCcgacgccttcgccgccgccgtgctcctctcctccaccgaCAAGCCCGACACGCTCCCGCCGGGCCGCCTCTCGCCCGTCTCCCCGCTCCCGTACTCCTCCTCCAAGCACCCCACCccgagctcctcctcgggctcctccggctccgtctcccgcgccccgcccgcccATGCCTCCGGCCTCGCCTCGCGGAGGAGCCACTCCGGCGAGATCCCGCTCCCCTCCGACGCGCCCCCGCGCGGGGCCGCGCGCCCGGGCCACCGACGCACCGGCTCCGGCCCGCTCATCTTCACCTCCGGCGCCAGCGCCTGCTCCAGCTCCGCCACCTCGCCGCTCACCAACGCGCTCCCGGCGGGGAACATCTGCCCCTCCGGCCGCATCGCCAAGCCGCTCCCCTCCTGCTCCGcggccaccccgccgcccccgcccccgccgcgggcgtCCCGCCACGACGTGCTCGGCTCGGGCACCGCCAACTACGGCCACGGGAGCATCGTCCGCtcgcgcagcggcggcgccgcgccggcatCCGAGGACGACGCCATGGTCAGGCGGGCCATGGCGGCCGCCGACCCCGAGGAGGTCAAGAGGGCCGGCAACGAGCAGTACCGGAAGGGGTGCTTCGAGGAGGCCCTCAAGCTCTACGACCGCGCGCTCGCACTCTGCCCCGACAATGCCGCGTGCAGGGGcaaccgcgccgccgcgctcatTGGGCTCCGCCGCCTCGGGGACGCCGTCAAGGAGTGCGAGGAGGCGCTCCGGATTGATCCGTCGTACGGCCGCGCGCaccaccgcctcgcctccctgcACATAAGGTGAAtggattgctttgcttgcgtGGGCGGCACAAAGATCGCTTCTCGGATCTGTGGCTTTCGTgccattttcctttttcctttcggCATTGTCGGTGAAGGCAGAGCTTCGTGTACAGCATGGACTGTGCTTTGCTCGGACGATCTCAGTCTCACCTAAAGAAAATCATATGCTAGAGTGGTTTGCCATTGCCACGATGATGTATCTCGAGTTCAATCCTAAACTTTGCTATTTTTAGTAGAGCTCACAAAACGGTCATGGGTATGATGGTTCAGTATTGGTTGCTCATGGGGGGCTATTTCCACAATAGGCTCAATGTATTTGTGAGTGCTATCTTACTTTAGAATGCTAGGCATCCATGTGGAACCAGGTCCATTTGATTATTGAACGCTGCCTTGTGTGTCGCTCTCCATTCCCTTCGTATGTATCTCGGAATTAGTTGCTTTTCTAGTTTCCAGAGAACTAGAAATGCTAGTTTGGTATAAAACCACAAATAGTAAACCTATAGACGTTCAATGCAGTCCTATTAGCTAGTTTTTTAAACCTGATTTCCttgtttggtgtattgttcaTGGTCGTTTCTTTTGTGCAGCCATCATTGATCCTTTGTATTGTTCTCATGAGTTGGACTGATTGATTATGTGATTCCTGAATTATTCACTTATGCCACTTTCTTTTATCTGATCTTACTGAACTTCAGGCTAGGACACATTGAAGACGCTCTGAAGCACCTATCCCTTGCAGCCCCACAGCCTGACCTCCTAGAGTTGCACAAATTGCAAACAGTGGAGAAGCACTTGGGGAGATGTCTGGATGCACGTAAGGCTGGGGACTGGAAAAGTGCCCTAAGAGAAAGTGATGCCGCTATTGCGGCTGGAGCTGATTCCTCTGCTCTGGTTAGATTCTACCCCTCACCTAATCTGATATGGTAACCGT encodes the following:
- the LOC117855026 gene encoding transcription factor bHLH30, encoding MGSVPFGDAGGLFDGFYGGFGFGGGGHGYEEYGLGQLGGVSTSPVVVDGGTEEVDAAASAELEAPERKGDHRAEKVAMALKSHSEAERRRRERINAHLATLRTMVPCTDKMEKAALLAEVITHVKKLKASAARIRTHCAVPADADDVAVELVVPDAAPPSPSHHGAGGGFLVKATLSCDDGADVFADIKSALRPLRLRVVRSEVTTLGGRVRFTFLVSPPPCGAPGGDVRGVAESVRHALQSVLDKANSALEFAPRASLLNKRRRVSTFESSSSSS
- the LOC117856841 gene encoding TPR repeat-containing thioredoxin TTL1, which codes for MSHRPPAPMPDTLSDAFAAAVLLSSTDKPDTLPPGRLSPVSPLPYSSSKHPTPSSSSGSSGSVSRAPPAHASGLASRRSHSGEIPLPSDAPPRGAARPGHRRTGSGPLIFTSGASACSSSATSPLTNALPAGNICPSGRIAKPLPSCSAATPPPPPPPRASRHDVLGSGTANYGHGSIVRSRSGGAAPASEDDAMVRRAMAAADPEEVKRAGNEQYRKGCFEEALKLYDRALALCPDNAACRGNRAAALIGLRRLGDAVKECEEALRIDPSYGRAHHRLASLHIRLGHIEDALKHLSLAAPQPDLLELHKLQTVEKHLGRCLDARKAGDWKSALRESDAAIAAGADSSALLLATRAEALLRLNLLDEADLAIASASKLDYSSSSSSDTKFCGFLANAYLFYVHAQVDMALGRFDHAVSSIDKARIIDPGNSEVVAMHNKVKSVARARSLGNELFNSGKFSEACLAYGEGLKQHPVNKVLYCNRAACRFKLGQWEKSIEDCNEALKIHPNYTKALLRRAASYGKMEQWAESVKDYEVLRKELPNDTEVAEAYFHAQVALKSSRGEEVSNMKFGGEVEAITGMEQFQMATSLPGVSVVHFMTPSNQQCCKISPFVNTLCTRYPSVNFLKVDVNESPAVARAENVRTIPTFKIYKNGMRVKEMICPSQQLLEYSVRHYGI